In Silene latifolia isolate original U9 population chromosome X, ASM4854445v1, whole genome shotgun sequence, the following proteins share a genomic window:
- the LOC141618722 gene encoding uncharacterized protein LOC141618722: protein MDRTWMMDGKRGDPKYDAGLAEFYEFVRKNVKDKSNMPCPCEMCLNIKYMSFSNVKIHLEKHKFNSKYKLWRFHGESRVVQRMEENMGETQIEGGSLPIEKGIDSLKDSDWDMNSCDMNSVTANEFDDDELEKILRDRLIEDGLEEDNPYVDHDPADIDDILGEDEEPDVTNLDDITTIVLEKLKDAEMPLYKSCKNYTKLPAVVKLYNLKATNGWSDKSFTQLLELLKDMLPEDNVLPNRTYAAKKILRGIGMKYVKIHACPNDCILYRKEYESFTHCPVCNEWRYKKKEGIPSKVLWYFPIIPRLRRLFANKEDAKLLTWHKNAKVNDGKLRHPADGLEWKHIDAKYPEFRKEPRNLRLALSTDGMNPFGNLSSQHSTWPVLLAI from the coding sequence ATGGATCGTACGTGGATGATGGATGGGAAAAGAGGTGATCCTAAATATGATGccggtttagctgaattttatgaattcgttagaAAGAATGTGAAAGACAAGTCTAATATGCCATGCCCTTGTGAAATGTGTCTGAATATCAAATATATGAGCTTCTCGAATGTTAAAATCCATTTAGAAAAACATAAATTTAATTCAAAGTATAAACTTTGGAGGTTTCATGGGGAGTCTAGAGTGGTACAGAGAATGGAGGAAAATATGGGAGAGACTCAGATTGAGGGGGGAAGTCTTCCTATAGAAAAAGGTATCGACTCACTGAAAGattcggactgggatatgaatTCTTGTGATATGAATTCTGTGACCGCTAACGAGTTTGATGATGATGAATTAGAGAAAATATTACGAGATCGGTTAATTGAGGACGGTCTTGAAGAAGATAACCCTTACGTAGATCATGATCCCGCTGATATAGATGACATTCTAGGTGAAGATGAAGAACCCGATGTTACTAATTTAGATGACATCACAACCATTGTATTAGAGAAGCTAAAAGACGCTGAAATGCCTTTGTATAAGAGTTGTAAGAATTATACAAAATTGCCAGCCGTTGTTAAGCTATATAATTTGAAAGCAACTAATGGGTGGAGTGATAAAAGTTTTACCCAGCTCCTCGAATTATTGAAGGACATGCTTCCAGAAGATAATGTTCTTCCTAATCGTACATATGCAGCCAAGAAGATACTTAGAGGAATTGGTATGAAATATGTGAAGATTCATGCATGTCCTAATGATTGTATATTATATCGCAAGGAATATGAGAGTTTCACTCATTGTCCAGTTTGTAATGAATGGCGATATAAAAAGAAGGAGGGGATCCCATCAAAAGTTTTGTGGTATTTTCCGATAATACCCAGGTTGCGACGACTCTTTGCGAATAAGGAAGATGCAAAGTTGTTGACATGGCATAAAAATGCAAAAGTTAATGATGGCAAGTTGAGACACCCGGCTGATGGTTTAGAGTGGAAACACATTGATGCCAAGTATCCCGAATTCAGGAAAGAACCCAGAAATCTTCGACTTGCACTCTCTACTGACGGGATGAATCCTTTTGGGAATTTAAGTAGTCAACATAGCACTTGGCCTGTGCTTTTAGCTATTTAA